In the Rhea pennata isolate bPtePen1 chromosome 25, bPtePen1.pri, whole genome shotgun sequence genome, one interval contains:
- the CSDE1 gene encoding cold shock domain-containing protein E1: MSFDPNLLHNNGHNGYPNGTSAALRETGVIEKLLTSYGFIQCSERQARLFFHCSQYNGNLQELKVGDDVEFEVSSDRRTGKPIAVKLVKIKPEILPEERINGQVVCAVPHNLESKSPAAPGQSPTGSVCYERNGEVFYLTYTPEDVEGNVQLETGDKINFVIDTNKHTGAVSARNIMLLKKKQARCQGVVCAMKEAFGFIERGDVVKEIFFHYSEFKGDLEALQPGDDVEFTIKDRNGKEVATDVRLLPQGTVIFEDISIEHFEGTVTKVIPKVPSKNQNDPLPGRIKVDFVIPKELPFGDKDTKSKVTLLESDHVRFNISTDRRDKLERATNIEVLPNTFQFTNETREMGVIAAMRDGFGFIKCVDRDARMFFHFSEIMDGNQLHISDEVEFTVVPDMLSAQRNHAIRIKKLPKGTVSFHTQSDHRFVGTIDKEATPAKATSPNKGKEKEAEDGIIVYDDCGVKLTIPYQAKDVEGSANPQIGDKVEFSVCEVKRTGLQTAVSVRMLGRNYSSKRLLGYVAALKDNFGFIETANHDKEIFFHYSEYCGDIDSLELGDTVEYSLSKGKGNKVSAEKVNKTHAVNGITEEADPTVYSGKVIRPLRSVDPTQTEYQGMIEVMEDGEMKGEVYPFGIVGMANKGDCLQKGETVKFQLCVLGQNGQTMAVNITPFRRATVECVKDQFGFINYEVGDSKKLFFHVKEVQDGVELQAGDEVEFSVILNQRTGKCSACNVWRVCEGAKAVAAPRPDRLVNRLKSINLDDANAPRLTVLRQPRGPDNSKGFGAERKIRQAGVID, translated from the exons ATGAGCTTTGATCCAAACCTTCTCCACAACAATGGACATAACGGGTACCCCAATGGTACTTCGGCAGCGCTGCGTGAGACTGGGGTTATAGAAAAACTGCTGACCTCTTATGGATTTATTCAGTGTTCAGAACGGCAAGCTAGACTGTTCTTCCATTGTTCACAGTATAATGGCAACTTACAGGAGCTCAAAGTAGGAG ACGATGTTGAGTTTGAAGTGTCTTCTGATCGCCGAACTGGAAAACCCATCGCTGTTAAATTGGTGAAGATAAAGCCAGAAATACTACCTGAAGAACGAATAAATGGACAA GTTGTGTGCGCTGTTCCTCACAATTTAGAGAGTAAATCTCCAGCTGCCCCGGGTCAGAGTCCAACAGGGAGTGTATGCTACGAACGTAATGGG GAAGTATTTTACCTGACTTACACACCGGAGGATGTTGAAGGAAATGTGCAGCTGGAAACTggagataaaattaattttgtaattgATACAAACAAACA taCTGGTGCTGTAAGTGCTCGTAACATTatgctgttaaaaaagaaacaagcccGCTGTCAAGGAGTAGTCTGTGCCATGAAA gAAGCCTTTGGATTTATTGAGAGGGGTGATGTCGTGAAGGAGATATTCTTTCACTATAGTGAATTTAAAGGTGATCTAGAAGCCTTACAGCCTGGTGATGATGTGGAGTTTACAATCAAAGACAGAAAT GGTAAAGAAGTTGCAACAGATGTAAGACTGCTGCCTCAAGGAACTGTCATTTTTGAAGACATCAGCATTGAACACTTCGAAGGAACTGTAACCAAAGTAATTCCAAAAGTACCGAGCAAAAATCAG AATGACCCATTACCTGGCCGCATCAAAGTTGACTTTGTGATTCCTAAAGAGCTTCCGTTTGGAGACAAAGATACAAAATCTAAGGTGACCTTGCTGGAAAGTGACCACGTTCGATTCAATATTTCAACAGACAGACGTGACAAACTGGAACGAGCCACCAATATTGAGGTTCTTCCCAATACTTTCCAGTTTACAAATGAAACTAGAGAAATG GGTGTGATTGCAGCAATGAGAGATGGCTTTGGCTTCATTAAATGCGTTGATCGGGACGCTCGTATGTTCTTTCACTTCAGTGAAATTATGGATGGAAACCAACTCCATATTTCTGATGAAGTAGAGTTTACTGTTGTCCCT gataTGCTGTCTGCTCAAAGAAATCATGCTATAAGGATTAAAAAACTTCCAAAGGGCACGGTTTCTTTCCACACCCAATCGGATCACCGTTTTGTGGGCACTATAGACAAAGAAGCCACTCCAGCCAAAGCCACTAGCCCAaataaaggcaaagagaag GAAGCTGAGGATGGAATAATCGTTTATGATGACTGTGGAGTAAAATTGACCATTCCTTACCAGGCCAAGGATGTGGAAGGATCTGCTAATCCCCAGATAGGAGATAAG GTTGAGTTCAGTGTTTGTGAAGTGAAGAGAACTGGTCTGCAAACAGCTGTTTCCGTCAGAATGCTTGGACGCAACTATAGCTCTAAGAGGCTTTTGGGATATGTGGCAGCCTTGAAAGATAACTTTGGATTTATTGAAACAGCCAATCATGATAAGGAGATCTTTTTTCATTACAG TGAATACTGTGGTGATATTGATAGCCTGGAACTTGGAGACACGGTTGAATACAGCTTGtcaaaaggcaaaggaaacaaAGTTAGTGCAGAAAAGGTGAACAAAACGCATGCAG tgAATGGGATCACTGAAGAAGCTGATCCAACTGTTTACTCCGGTAAAGTAATTCGTCCTTTGCGGAGTGTAGATCCCACACAGACTGAATACCAGGGCATGATTGAAGTCATGGAGGATG GTGAGATGAAAGGAGAGGTTTATCCATTTGGAATCGTTGGAATGGCGAACAAAGGTGACTGTCTGCAGAAGGGAGAGACAGTAAAATTCCAGCTCTGTGTTCTTGGTCAAAATGGGCAGACAATGGCTGTTAACATCACACCTTTTCGCAGAGCCACAGTGGAATGTGTGAAAGATCAG TTTGGTTTTATTAACTATGAAGTGGGTGACAGCAAAAAGCTCTTCTTCCATGTCAAAGAAGTTCAGGATGGTGTGGAGCTACAGGCTGGGGATGAAGTGGAGTTTTCAGTTATCCTGAACCAGCGCACAGGGAAATGCAGTGCCTGTAATGTGTGGCGTGTCTG TGAAGGCGCTAAGGCTGTTGCTGCTCCACGTCCTGATAGACTTGTCAATCGTTTAAAGAGCATTAATCTCGATGATGCCAATGCTCCTCGTCTAACAGTTCTTCGTCAGCCCAGGGGACCGGATAACTCAAAG GGATTTGGTGCAGAGAGAAAGATTCGCCAGGCTGGTGTTATAGACTGA
- the NRAS gene encoding GTPase NRas has product MTEYKLVVVGAGGVGKSALTIQLIQNHFVDEYDPTIEDSYRKQVVIDGETCLLDILDTAGQEEYSAMRDQYMRTGEGFLCVFAINNSKSFADINLYREQIKRVKDSDDVPMVLVGNKCDLPTRTVDTKQAQELAKSYGIPFIETSAKTRQGVEDAFYTLVREIRQYRMKKLNSNEDGNQGCMGLSCIMM; this is encoded by the exons ATGACCGAGTACaagctggtggtggtgggagccGGTGGCGTCGGTAAGAGCGCGCTGACCATCCAGCTCATCCAGAACCACTTCGTGGACGAGTACGACCCCACGATCGAG GATTCATATAGAAAGCAGGTTGTTATTGATGGAGAAACATGTTTGCTAGACATTCTGGACACTGCTGGGCAGGAAGAGTATAGCGCCATGCGTGACCAGTACATGAGAACTGGGGAAggatttctctgtgtttttgcCATTAACAACAGTAAATCATTTGCTGATATTAACCTTTACAG agagcaAATAAAGAGAGTGAAAGATTCAGATGATGTGCCAATGGTGCTAGTGGGAAATAAATGTGATTTACCTACAAGAACAGTAGACACAAAACAGGCTCAAGAATTAGCAAAAAGCTATGGGATCCCCTTCATAGAGACATCTGCTAAAACAAGACAG GGTGTGGAAGATGCTTTTTACACGCTGGTGAGAGAGATCCGGCAGTACCGGATGAAAAAGCTCAACAGCAATGAAGATGGGAATCAAGGCTGTATGGGATTGTCTTGTATCATGATGTGA